One window of Bactrocera tryoni isolate S06 chromosome 2, CSIRO_BtryS06_freeze2, whole genome shotgun sequence genomic DNA carries:
- the LOC120768250 gene encoding actin-binding protein IPP isoform X1: protein MHKLKHLITPKQRFKSKDHIIMPPLKTYSPHNEFNANCHNGNSTTGEGESNTSAAAATASSNLSDICGAVSNAGAQQRASLPCYSNAQFPFKVLANLNQLRAESRFCDVEIVAGGITFNAHRAVLSAASAYFEAMFRPELGLNEVNQKSVVLHTIDGEILSILLDFIYTGRCEITQSNVQELLAAADMLQLPEVVDGCCDFLCRELHATNALGILRFAEAHNCETLKKSALNFVHSNFPAITLEDEFLDTPQTLLAQLLTSEQLRVDSESQVFQAALRWIKHDVTQRRCYVFDTLSHVRLALVPVKVIDQALKDCRDMSVKIALRSICRDIASKRGQLVPLRVCPRQQAKKNIYIIGGSRRESQRDWTPSDCIFETVAKFDIFRREWSETAPMEIGRILPGVAALNGKIYVIGGERGSQILANGEVYDPQTDVWTPIAPMIVPRCEFGLCTFGGTLLAVGGWLGDDIGGSIECYDPEKNGWSKLGELPEPRFSMGVVSFEGLIYIVGGCTTSSRHLPDLISFNPITLDWQPMARMRTARCQMGVAVLNRHLYVVGGNSSSQDVLSTVERYSFDDNKWESVCSMSVPRAIPAVAAADGLLYVAGGDQPCEDNFYRAHITINAVEAYDPLTDTWKNCPDLPVGRSEAGAVVV, encoded by the exons ATGCataa ATTAAAACATTTAATCACGCCAAAACAACGGTTTAAGTCTAAGGATCACATAATAATGCCACCATTGAAGACATACTCGCCACACAACGAATTCAATGCAAATTGTCACAATGGCAATAGTACAACTGGCGAAGGTGAAAGTAATACATCGGCCGCTGCCGCAACAGCATCTTCAAACCTAAGTGATATTTGTGGTGCTGTAAGTAATGCAGGTGCACAACAACGCGCTTCACTGCCTTGTTACAGCAATGCACAATTTCCATTCAAAGTGCTAGCCAATTTAAATCAATTACGTGCAGAATCGCGTTTCTGTGACGTAGAAATTGTTGCTGGTGGTATTACATTCAATGCACATAGGGCAGTATTAAGCGCGGCCAGCGCCTACTTTGAGGCAATGTTCCGCCCTGAACTTGGTTTGAATGAAGTGAATCAAAAGTCAGTGGTGTTGCACACCATAGATGGCGAGATCTTAAGCATTCTACTAGATTTTATATACACAGGACGATGTGAAATTACACAG tCTAATGTTCAAGAGCTATTAGCTGCAGCTGATATGCTACAGTTGCCGGAAGTTGTTGACGGCTGCTGCGACTTTCTCTGCCGCGAATTACATGCCACCAACGCATTGGGCATTCTCCGCTTTGCAGAAGCTCATAATTGTGAGACTTTAAAGAAAAGTGCATTGAACTTTGTGCACTCAAACTTTCCGGCG ATAACCCTCGAAGATGAATTTTTAGACACACCACAAACTCTACTCGCTCAGCTACTTACTTCCGAGCAACTGCGTGTCGATTCTGAATCTCAAGTTTTCCAAGCGGCCCTACGTTGGATAAAACATGATGTTACTCAACGTCGTTGCTACGTCTTCGACACGCTATCACATGTGCGTTTAGCACTTGTACCCGTCAAAGTAATCGATCAGGCATTGAAGGATTGCCGCGATATGTCCGTAAAGATTGCCTTACGTTCTATTTGTCGCGATATAGCCTCGAAGCGTGGCCAATTAGTGCCACTACGTGTCTGTCCGCGTCAACAAGCTAAAAAGAACATCTATATAATTGGTGGTTCGCGACGTGAGTCACAACGTGACTGGACACCGTCCGATTGTATTTTCGAAACAGTCGCAAAGTTCGATATCTTTCGACGAGAGTGGTCCGAAACGGCACCAATGGAAATCGGACGCATTCTGCCTGGTGTGGCTGCGttgaatggaaaaatatatgtCATAGGTGGCGAACGTGGATCTCAAATTCTGGCTAACGGTGAAGTATATGACCCACAAACTGATGTATGGACACCGATAGCACCAATGATTGTGCCGCGTTGTGAGTTTGGTCTATGCACCTTTGGTGGCACACTGCTGGCGGTAGGCGGCTGGTTAGGTGACGATATAGGCGGTTCAATTGAGTGCTATGATCCTGAAAAAAATGGATGGAGCAAGTTGGGGGAGTTGCCAGAACCACGTTTTAGTATGGGCGTAGTAAGTTTTGAAGGACTTATTTATATAGTTGGTGGCTGCACAACATCAAGTCGTCATTTGCCCGATTTAATAAG TTTCAATCCCATAACTCTCGATTGGCAACCGATGGCACGTATGCGCACCGCCCGCTGTCAAATGGGTGTAGCCGTGCTAAATCGTCATCTCTACGTAGTGGGCGGCAACAGTAGTTCACAGGATGTGCTGAGCACAGTTGAGCGTTACAGTTTCGACGATAATAAGTGGGAGAGTGTGTGCTCTATGTCTGTACCACGTGCTATACCCGCTGTAGCTGCTGCTGATGGGCTACTCTATGTGGCTGGCGGCGATCAG
- the LOC120768250 gene encoding actin-binding protein IPP isoform X2: protein MPPLKTYSPHNEFNANCHNGNSTTGEGESNTSAAAATASSNLSDICGAVSNAGAQQRASLPCYSNAQFPFKVLANLNQLRAESRFCDVEIVAGGITFNAHRAVLSAASAYFEAMFRPELGLNEVNQKSVVLHTIDGEILSILLDFIYTGRCEITQSNVQELLAAADMLQLPEVVDGCCDFLCRELHATNALGILRFAEAHNCETLKKSALNFVHSNFPAITLEDEFLDTPQTLLAQLLTSEQLRVDSESQVFQAALRWIKHDVTQRRCYVFDTLSHVRLALVPVKVIDQALKDCRDMSVKIALRSICRDIASKRGQLVPLRVCPRQQAKKNIYIIGGSRRESQRDWTPSDCIFETVAKFDIFRREWSETAPMEIGRILPGVAALNGKIYVIGGERGSQILANGEVYDPQTDVWTPIAPMIVPRCEFGLCTFGGTLLAVGGWLGDDIGGSIECYDPEKNGWSKLGELPEPRFSMGVVSFEGLIYIVGGCTTSSRHLPDLISFNPITLDWQPMARMRTARCQMGVAVLNRHLYVVGGNSSSQDVLSTVERYSFDDNKWESVCSMSVPRAIPAVAAADGLLYVAGGDQPCEDNFYRAHITINAVEAYDPLTDTWKNCPDLPVGRSEAGAVVV, encoded by the exons ATGCCACCATTGAAGACATACTCGCCACACAACGAATTCAATGCAAATTGTCACAATGGCAATAGTACAACTGGCGAAGGTGAAAGTAATACATCGGCCGCTGCCGCAACAGCATCTTCAAACCTAAGTGATATTTGTGGTGCTGTAAGTAATGCAGGTGCACAACAACGCGCTTCACTGCCTTGTTACAGCAATGCACAATTTCCATTCAAAGTGCTAGCCAATTTAAATCAATTACGTGCAGAATCGCGTTTCTGTGACGTAGAAATTGTTGCTGGTGGTATTACATTCAATGCACATAGGGCAGTATTAAGCGCGGCCAGCGCCTACTTTGAGGCAATGTTCCGCCCTGAACTTGGTTTGAATGAAGTGAATCAAAAGTCAGTGGTGTTGCACACCATAGATGGCGAGATCTTAAGCATTCTACTAGATTTTATATACACAGGACGATGTGAAATTACACAG tCTAATGTTCAAGAGCTATTAGCTGCAGCTGATATGCTACAGTTGCCGGAAGTTGTTGACGGCTGCTGCGACTTTCTCTGCCGCGAATTACATGCCACCAACGCATTGGGCATTCTCCGCTTTGCAGAAGCTCATAATTGTGAGACTTTAAAGAAAAGTGCATTGAACTTTGTGCACTCAAACTTTCCGGCG ATAACCCTCGAAGATGAATTTTTAGACACACCACAAACTCTACTCGCTCAGCTACTTACTTCCGAGCAACTGCGTGTCGATTCTGAATCTCAAGTTTTCCAAGCGGCCCTACGTTGGATAAAACATGATGTTACTCAACGTCGTTGCTACGTCTTCGACACGCTATCACATGTGCGTTTAGCACTTGTACCCGTCAAAGTAATCGATCAGGCATTGAAGGATTGCCGCGATATGTCCGTAAAGATTGCCTTACGTTCTATTTGTCGCGATATAGCCTCGAAGCGTGGCCAATTAGTGCCACTACGTGTCTGTCCGCGTCAACAAGCTAAAAAGAACATCTATATAATTGGTGGTTCGCGACGTGAGTCACAACGTGACTGGACACCGTCCGATTGTATTTTCGAAACAGTCGCAAAGTTCGATATCTTTCGACGAGAGTGGTCCGAAACGGCACCAATGGAAATCGGACGCATTCTGCCTGGTGTGGCTGCGttgaatggaaaaatatatgtCATAGGTGGCGAACGTGGATCTCAAATTCTGGCTAACGGTGAAGTATATGACCCACAAACTGATGTATGGACACCGATAGCACCAATGATTGTGCCGCGTTGTGAGTTTGGTCTATGCACCTTTGGTGGCACACTGCTGGCGGTAGGCGGCTGGTTAGGTGACGATATAGGCGGTTCAATTGAGTGCTATGATCCTGAAAAAAATGGATGGAGCAAGTTGGGGGAGTTGCCAGAACCACGTTTTAGTATGGGCGTAGTAAGTTTTGAAGGACTTATTTATATAGTTGGTGGCTGCACAACATCAAGTCGTCATTTGCCCGATTTAATAAG TTTCAATCCCATAACTCTCGATTGGCAACCGATGGCACGTATGCGCACCGCCCGCTGTCAAATGGGTGTAGCCGTGCTAAATCGTCATCTCTACGTAGTGGGCGGCAACAGTAGTTCACAGGATGTGCTGAGCACAGTTGAGCGTTACAGTTTCGACGATAATAAGTGGGAGAGTGTGTGCTCTATGTCTGTACCACGTGCTATACCCGCTGTAGCTGCTGCTGATGGGCTACTCTATGTGGCTGGCGGCGATCAG